From a single Rhizobium lusitanum genomic region:
- a CDS encoding N-formylglutamate amidohydrolase has product MLAQQGILTEADGECVAVERPDGKSPFFIICEHASRRLPERFGDLGLSPEALSSHIAWDPGALAVARKISDSLDATLVHQRFSRLIYDCNRPPESAGAMPEISEIYTIPGNQHLRAVDREARTEALYIPFHNRIRALLKERGARGQKNVIVTVHSFTPVYNGKRRAVELGILHDNDRWLADRMLDAAAEAPLYRTERNEPYGPEDGVTHTLKLHGIANGLHNVMIEVRNDLVVDDVGQGVVADYLTGLLQSSLEA; this is encoded by the coding sequence ATGCTTGCCCAGCAAGGCATTTTGACGGAAGCGGATGGCGAGTGCGTTGCGGTCGAGCGGCCGGACGGAAAGAGTCCGTTTTTCATCATTTGCGAACATGCATCTCGCAGGCTGCCGGAGCGCTTCGGCGATCTTGGCCTGTCACCGGAAGCGCTTTCCAGCCACATTGCTTGGGATCCGGGGGCATTGGCTGTTGCCCGGAAAATCTCCGATAGCCTCGATGCAACATTGGTTCATCAGCGCTTCTCGCGCCTGATTTATGATTGCAACCGGCCACCGGAAAGCGCCGGCGCCATGCCGGAAATCAGCGAGATCTACACGATCCCTGGCAATCAGCATCTGCGGGCTGTGGATCGGGAGGCACGGACCGAGGCGCTTTACATACCGTTCCACAATCGCATTCGGGCGCTCCTGAAAGAGCGGGGGGCCAGGGGACAAAAAAACGTGATCGTCACTGTCCACAGTTTTACGCCCGTCTACAACGGCAAGCGTCGGGCAGTAGAGCTCGGCATTCTGCACGATAATGATCGCTGGCTGGCGGATCGCATGCTGGACGCGGCGGCTGAGGCGCCGCTCTATCGTACCGAACGCAACGAGCCCTACGGGCCTGAGGACGGAGTGACCCATACGCTGAAATTGCATGGGATCGCCAATGGTTTGCATAACGTGATGATCGAGGTCCGCAACGACCTCGTCGTGGATGACGTCGGCCAAGGGGTCGTGGCCGACTATCTGACAGGGCTTCTCCAGAGCAGTCTGGAAGCCTGA
- a CDS encoding MurR/RpiR family transcriptional regulator produces MSNASKTVSDVIHAQFDALTRAEKQLAKSLLDNYPVSGLGSITTVAENARVSTPTVARMVQKLGYKGYPDFQSHLHHEVEATISNPLTKHDRWASKAPGTHILNRFADAIMGNLRQTLTDLDVATFESVAALLSERKRGLYFVGGRITGALAEYFFTHMQVIRPNTTLLSSNSSSWPQYVLNMNPGDLLVIFDIRRYEQEMVNLAAAARRHGAEIIVFTDQWATPAAKHAKHTFRVQIEAPSAWDSSVVTLFIVEALIEAVQSSTWDETSERMKTLEGLFEQTRLFRKLS; encoded by the coding sequence GTGAGCAATGCGTCGAAGACAGTTTCGGACGTAATCCATGCCCAATTCGACGCGTTGACGCGCGCCGAGAAGCAGCTCGCCAAGAGCCTGCTCGACAATTACCCCGTTTCGGGGTTGGGCAGTATTACGACGGTCGCCGAGAACGCCCGCGTGTCCACGCCGACCGTGGCGCGCATGGTGCAGAAACTTGGCTACAAAGGTTATCCGGATTTTCAGTCGCACCTCCATCACGAGGTCGAGGCGACCATCTCCAATCCGCTGACGAAGCATGATCGCTGGGCATCCAAGGCCCCTGGCACGCATATCCTCAACCGATTTGCCGACGCCATCATGGGCAATCTTCGCCAGACCCTGACGGATCTCGATGTGGCGACCTTCGAGAGCGTCGCCGCGCTGCTGTCGGAGCGTAAACGCGGGCTTTATTTCGTTGGCGGGCGCATCACCGGCGCGCTTGCGGAATATTTCTTCACCCATATGCAGGTCATCCGCCCGAACACGACCTTGCTCTCCTCCAATTCCAGCTCGTGGCCGCAATATGTTTTGAACATGAACCCCGGCGACCTGCTCGTGATCTTCGATATCAGGCGCTATGAGCAGGAGATGGTCAATCTCGCCGCCGCCGCCCGCCGCCACGGGGCAGAGATCATCGTCTTCACCGACCAATGGGCGACTCCAGCCGCCAAGCATGCCAAGCACACCTTTCGCGTGCAAATTGAAGCACCTTCGGCCTGGGATTCCTCTGTCGTCACCCTCTTCATCGTCGAGGCGCTGATCGAGGCCGTGCAGAGTTCGACCTGGGACGAGACGAGCGAGCGCATGAAAACCCTGGAGGGCCTCTTCGAACAGACGCGCCTGTTCCGCAAGCTAAGTTAG
- a CDS encoding ABC transporter substrate-binding protein yields MITKIHRLLTLSTAMIMASTAIAAAEPSADLIAAAKKEGTLTTIALPHNWCGYGDLIAAFKAKYGIEVNELNPDAGSGDEVEAIRANKGNTGPQAPDVIDVGLSFGPSAKKDGLIQPYKVSTWDSIPDSAKDADGYWYGDYYGVLSFVVNKDIVKNPPKDWADLLKPEYANTVSLAGDPRTSNQAVQAAYAAGLAAGEKDATKIGEAGLKYFAQLNKAGNFVPVIGKSASLAQGATPIVVAWDYNGLAWRDSLNGNPPVDVTVPASGVVAGVYVQAISAFAPHPNAAKLWMEFLYSDEGQIGWLKGYCHPIRFNDLAKNGKVPKELLDKLPPAAAYEKAVFPTLDEQAAGKTAITTNWDSVVGSNVQ; encoded by the coding sequence GTGATCACGAAAATTCATCGTCTTCTGACGCTCTCCACCGCGATGATCATGGCGTCGACCGCCATCGCCGCTGCTGAACCGAGCGCGGACCTCATTGCTGCCGCCAAAAAGGAAGGCACGCTGACCACCATCGCCCTGCCCCACAACTGGTGCGGTTATGGCGACCTTATCGCAGCCTTCAAGGCGAAATATGGCATCGAAGTCAACGAACTCAACCCGGACGCCGGTTCGGGCGACGAAGTTGAAGCCATCCGCGCCAACAAGGGCAACACCGGCCCGCAGGCTCCCGACGTCATCGACGTTGGTCTCTCCTTTGGTCCGTCCGCCAAGAAAGACGGCCTGATCCAGCCTTACAAGGTCTCGACCTGGGATTCGATTCCGGACAGCGCCAAGGATGCCGACGGCTACTGGTACGGCGACTATTACGGCGTTCTCTCCTTCGTCGTGAACAAGGACATCGTCAAGAACCCGCCGAAGGACTGGGCTGACCTGCTGAAGCCGGAATACGCCAACACGGTATCGCTCGCTGGCGACCCGCGCACGTCCAATCAGGCCGTCCAGGCCGCTTACGCTGCCGGCCTCGCCGCTGGCGAAAAGGATGCGACCAAGATCGGCGAAGCCGGCCTGAAGTATTTCGCTCAGCTCAACAAGGCTGGTAATTTCGTTCCGGTCATCGGCAAGTCCGCTTCGCTCGCTCAGGGCGCGACCCCGATCGTCGTCGCCTGGGACTATAACGGTCTTGCATGGCGTGACAGCCTGAACGGCAACCCGCCGGTCGATGTTACGGTTCCGGCTTCGGGCGTTGTCGCTGGCGTCTACGTCCAGGCGATCTCGGCTTTCGCTCCGCACCCGAACGCTGCCAAGCTCTGGATGGAATTCCTTTATTCCGACGAAGGCCAGATTGGCTGGCTGAAGGGCTATTGCCACCCGATCCGCTTCAACGACCTTGCAAAGAACGGCAAGGTTCCGAAGGAGCTCCTCGACAAGCTGCCCCCGGCTGCCGCCTATGAAAAGGCCGTGTTCCCGACGCTCGACGAACAGGCTGCTGGCAAGACCGCCATCACCACCAATTGGGACAGCGTCGTCGGTTCGAACGTGCAGTAA
- a CDS encoding ABC transporter permease, giving the protein MSTVTTSTISSAPLISKRAVIDWLGIAPFLIFALLFLIFPTIYLVAGAFLTPDGSLTLQNIVGLFTPSIMNSYWISIKVSVVSALGGALIGFYLAWALVMGGLPAWVRHTFLTFSGVASNFAGVPLAFAFIATIGRLGLVTVLMVELFGFNLYSTGFNLYSFIGLTITYMYFQIPLMVLIITPALDGMKKEWREAASILGATNGQYWLMVALPILWPSLLGTTLLLFANAFGAIATAIALTGSSLNIVPIQLYAQIRGDVLHNANLGYAMALGMIVITGISNVIYILMRMRAERWQK; this is encoded by the coding sequence ATGAGCACCGTCACAACATCAACGATCAGTTCTGCTCCCCTGATCAGCAAGCGCGCGGTCATCGATTGGCTGGGCATTGCGCCCTTCCTGATCTTCGCGCTGCTGTTTCTGATTTTCCCGACGATCTATCTTGTCGCCGGCGCCTTTTTGACGCCCGATGGAAGCCTCACCCTCCAGAACATCGTCGGCCTGTTCACGCCGTCCATCATGAACTCCTACTGGATCAGCATCAAAGTGTCGGTTGTTTCCGCGCTTGGCGGCGCGCTGATCGGTTTCTATCTCGCCTGGGCACTGGTCATGGGCGGCCTTCCGGCCTGGGTCCGCCATACATTTCTGACCTTTTCGGGCGTGGCCTCCAATTTCGCCGGTGTACCGCTAGCCTTCGCGTTCATCGCCACGATCGGCCGTCTCGGGCTCGTCACCGTGTTGATGGTTGAGTTGTTCGGCTTCAATCTTTACTCGACCGGCTTCAACCTCTACAGCTTCATCGGCCTCACCATCACCTATATGTATTTCCAGATCCCCCTGATGGTGCTGATTATCACGCCGGCGCTGGACGGCATGAAGAAGGAATGGCGCGAGGCAGCCTCCATTCTCGGCGCCACCAACGGGCAATATTGGCTGATGGTGGCACTGCCCATCCTCTGGCCAAGCCTGCTCGGCACGACGCTGCTGTTGTTTGCCAATGCTTTCGGCGCGATCGCGACAGCCATCGCATTGACCGGCAGCTCGCTCAATATCGTGCCGATCCAGCTCTACGCCCAAATTCGCGGCGATGTGCTGCATAATGCCAATCTCGGCTATGCCATGGCGCTCGGCATGATCGTCATCACCGGCATCTCGAACGTCATCTACATTCTCATGCGCATGCGCGCTGAACGGTGGCAAAAATGA
- a CDS encoding ABC transporter permease gives MKLQKFFAWIAVAIGAFYFIVPLIGTLEFSLRMRRNAYSFDAYTSVFSDPNFLYAFGYSMLMAVLTIIFGMLLVVPTAYWVRLRLPQIRPLVEFITLMPLVIPAIVIVFGYLRLYNSSSILPLTGYNQTTNILLVCSYIVLSLPYMYRSVDTAMRTIDIGTLTEAAESLGASWTTIMFKCIFPNVMSGVLSGAFITLAIVMGEFTMASLLNRPAFGPYMQLVGANQAYQSSALAIIALAITWLSMGLLQLVSRFSKSAPIKA, from the coding sequence ATGAAGCTGCAAAAATTCTTTGCCTGGATCGCGGTCGCCATCGGCGCCTTCTATTTCATCGTACCGCTTATCGGCACGTTGGAATTCTCGTTGCGCATGCGCCGCAACGCCTACAGTTTTGATGCCTATACCTCGGTCTTTTCCGATCCCAACTTCCTTTACGCCTTTGGCTATTCCATGCTGATGGCCGTGCTGACCATCATTTTCGGCATGCTGCTTGTGGTGCCGACGGCCTATTGGGTTCGCCTGCGGCTGCCGCAAATACGCCCGCTGGTGGAATTCATCACCTTGATGCCGCTGGTCATCCCGGCAATCGTCATCGTCTTCGGCTATTTGCGTCTCTATAACTCGTCGTCGATCCTGCCGCTGACGGGCTATAATCAAACGACCAATATCTTGCTCGTCTGTTCGTACATTGTGCTGTCGCTGCCCTATATGTATCGTTCGGTCGATACGGCGATGCGCACGATCGACATTGGCACGCTGACCGAAGCCGCCGAAAGCCTGGGTGCCAGCTGGACGACCATCATGTTCAAATGCATCTTCCCGAATGTCATGAGCGGCGTGCTTTCCGGCGCCTTCATCACGCTTGCGATCGTCATGGGCGAGTTCACCATGGCCTCACTCCTCAATCGTCCGGCATTCGGCCCCTATATGCAGCTCGTCGGCGCCAACCAAGCTTATCAGTCCTCAGCGCTGGCGATCATCGCACTCGCCATAACCTGGCTCAGCATGGGCTTGCTCCAGCTCGTGTCCCGTTTCTCAAAATCCGCTCCGATTAAGGCGTAA